The Sminthopsis crassicaudata isolate SCR6 chromosome 5, ASM4859323v1, whole genome shotgun sequence genome contains the following window.
TTTTTTATTCCATTCTGAGaaagagtactttttttttttctttcagctcaAGCCAAAGTGACCCTTTCAGTCTTTCTATATTTAATCGCTGTTGGAGTGGCAGCTTTCTGACTGAGCCTTTCACCTAATTTATCTTTCTGTACTTCCTAGCTCTGAATAATGAACTGACCTGTGATGCTGTCCTGCTCAAAGATGACCCGGTGTTACCTATCCTGCCTCCTGGAGATGAGGCCCCTTTCTCTGTGAGCCACTTTTTAATGGATGGACCCTCTACTTATGATTTTCCTAATTATTAGGAATAAAATTTCTATCcctttcctttgtttggtagagATCAATAgcctggtttttgtttgtttggggggaagggagatagaattaggaaaaggaagaaacaaagtttCACAGTTTCCTTTTCTCCCATGCCCAGTATCAAATTGTTGCTTTCTTCCCTGTGAAATGCTGTATACCCAGTTTTTCTTTGTaaaggatgagcattgtctgCCTTATTTTACTCTGTGAGGCTCTCTACCAAAATGGGAGTGGAGTGATTAGACCCAATAATGACTTGGTTCTCTAGTCAtttgaagtttacaaagcacttttctcattAACAGTAGCCACTCTGTGAAGCAAGTAGAAGTCCTACtgtattcattttacagataggaattTATCTGTGGTCATGCAGCTCTGTGAACTCAACCCCAGAATTCCTGATTCTGTTGTGTGCTCTTCCTGTGCTGCTTTTCTATCTTGTATTTGCTCTTGTTACCCCTGGAAAAAAGTCTCACATGTGCACTTTGATAGCTGGAACCATTTACTACAGATGACTAAGGCTTTGATAACAAATAATGTTGGCAGCCAAGCAGGTTTTGATATTATGATGGTTATCCAGTGTAAGAgcaaagccaatataataaactATGTTCTTTTACAGCtatcttgttatttttcttctttcccatttctgGACAGTGGGGAGGTGGtgctgaggaggaggaggaaaaagttgGCAACAATagtgaaagagagggaagaaagcacCCACTAACCCTTCCCTTATCCCCAAGATTTCAGCTTCCCTAGGGCGATAAAATCCCCTTCAGCGGGGGCCTCAGTGTCCTGTAAGGGAGAATCCCATTGGTTTTTTAAGGGAATTTACCCTCATGTCCCCAGAACCTCCTATAAGTTCCAAACTGAACTcttaatattcattctcttaatGATTCAAACTCCTTTCATTTAGTGATTCTCAATCACTAAATCTTGGGCTGAGAAATTAAGGATAGAGGCAATTGCAGAGCATACAGTTAAGAAGCCCcatcttctattatttttatctccttGATCTACGTGCTAATGTTAGCATCTACTAGGTGATATTCCTAAGAGAAATGATAGGATTTATCTTGAAGCCTGAAAGACCTTAGAAAACTAATtaatactttctctttctctaatcgCCTAAAAGCTGGAAGGATGAATCAAAGGAGGgacataattttccatttatgttccatctttctctttttcattagcCCTCACACCTGAGAAGCAGATTCAATTTGTatataaataagtttttattgaagaaaattcATATTAGTATAAATATCATAAATATCTCCCCCCCACAACTCTTGTGAGGataaataatttttcctaataaatatctgttggCCCAGCCATTCACGCTGCAGTGTTGGTAGTTGTCAATATTCATGATGCTTTATCAGTAGTCGAAGCATGCAATTCATCATTACTTGGATTTTCCCATGTAGTGAAGGTCTGTTTTAATCCATGTTAATCCTTTGATATTTGAGGTAGTATTAATCCATTCCTTTGGGGCTCAAAGTGGCTGCCCCATGGGTGAAAACTCGTGCAGCAATGGCAGCAAAGGCTCTAAGTCTCTGTAAGATCTTGGGGCGCAGGAGAAGACGCTGCCATGGCTCACTGGGGCTAGGAACATGCTGTTTCTTCCAGGTATGGTCCTTGGGCTGTTGGGATACAGAGAAACCTGACCCTCAAATCTCAGCCCCCTAACTTCTATCTGCATTTCCTGAGGGCCACTTTATACCAACCCCAGACCCATTCTTCATTCCCATACCTGTAAGAGCTGGCTGAGGCCCAGCAGAGAGGAATGGAGTTGTCTCACAGGACCATCCTGGAGCAGAGAAGGTTCCCCCTTAAAAATCTCTGAGTTCAGCAAGTGACCATAGAAAATTAAGCCTCGATGGATCTGCTGCAAACAGAGCTGAAAGGAGGAAAGCTGGTGAGAAAAGGGGGATTCACCCAGCTCCTCAACCCTCTTCACAAGCCTGATTGTGTCCCAAATACCTGGCTGTTGTTAGTGAGACTCTGATGATCACAGCCATCACCACATTGTATGCGGGGCACGTCATCCACAGCTTCTCCAGTGCTTTCTTCTCTTGGCAGCTCCTAAAGTGGGGTTAGGTGGGAAGCAACACATAAAGTTTTAAACTCAGCTGGGTCTTCCCATTCCCCACTCTGCTTGGCCCAGATTCTTAATCAAAACTCATCTGCCCAGCTCCTCTTCTTCTCAAGGTTTATTTTAGAGCCTGTCTTCTCTGATTCCACTTTGCTGATTCATAGTTGCTAGCTTgcatccttctttccctccttgcaTCATCATTTATATGGCTAATATAATCTAGCGAACATGATGTGGCAGAGAACAAAACCCAGAACTGAAATAAGTTAGAAAAGTTTATTAAGTCATCGTGCAGTGACAAAGAGCCAGAAAAAGGGGTGGCCCACTCCCTCCTCGCATAACTTATACATTATATAGGATTTACACAAAGGAACAAGGAAACAGTAGCCAATTGGCCAGCACTGAAGACAGATGGGTTTCTTGAGATGTATAGCAAGGGATTaacttttcccattctttgcatAAATCTTCGGATTGAATTGGGTTTCTGGGGAGTACAACCTAGGTTCTAAGTTAAGCATTAAAACAAATCTGGTCGCTATGCAAAAGATCTTTTTTCTCAGCCACACGTTTGAAGGGGAGGACAGGTGAGGTTCAAAGTAAGTCATAAAGTTTTCCCACAACTGT
Protein-coding sequences here:
- the IL23A gene encoding interleukin-23 subunit alpha gives rise to the protein MKSGLRMLLLLLLLLRTTEGRAVFSGRNVAWDLCQELSQNVTALAWGIHPQMGNLELPREESTGEAVDDVPRIQCGDGCDHQSLTNNSQLCLQQIHRGLIFYGHLLNSEIFKGEPSLLQDGPVRQLHSSLLGLSQLLQPKDHTWKKQHVPSPSEPWQRLLLRPKILQRLRAFAAIAARVFTHGAATLSPKGMD